The genomic segment TCTCTGAATAGCAGGGCTTGATTGATAAAAGGTGCGATCTCTACCGATCTGGTTCTTGAATCATCTTCTATCATCCCAAATTGCTCCTCTAACACTTGTTGAAGAGCTGGCGGATGTACTAGATGCTTAAGATATGCTGCATGCGCCGTTACCGAATCCATACTCGTTTCGGTCACAAGATAACGATTAAACATTATTTGCATTCGCATATAATATATAATCTAGCTGTGTAAACGCCTTACAGCGAGTCTTCTTATCTCCCGTTATCTCCCGGCCATGTTATTAATTCATATAACTAGAGAAAGTCGTTGAGATGTTATGGTTCATGGAACTTAATGGCTACAAGGTGGCTAAATTTTTCAAGAAACTCATCTGTGTTAAAGAAAATGGTCTAGCTTTTTCATTCAATACTATAACTGGGCGCAGGTTCAATCCATGCTCACCTCCAGATCCTGCTGAATATCAAAACTTATTGAGCGACTGACCAACCGGAATCCAGTTTGACGAACCGCATCTTGCTCTCCTTCTTCGTCTCGCCGACCACGGGTACTTTGGTAGTGACCTCCACGTCGCAGAGATAGCCGCCGCCGTCCTTGCTGCAACCGATTTTGTTGACCGCGACGATTTCAACCTTGCCCGCATCGCCAAAGAGCGAGGAAGTCAATTTGTTGGTGTCGGTGAGCGAGGCTTCGATCGCCGCCTTGATGTCGCCTTCGCTGGGCGGGAGGGAACAGGCGGTGAGGAATGCGCTGAAAAAAATAAGTGCGTACTTCGATACCTCAGTACGAACGGTTTTTATATTTGGGACAGGCCTCGGGGCGAACGGGATTCTTGAATGGTGTTCGCTCCCTTCGACGGGCTCAGGGCGAACGGGATTTATATAGCGGGCAATCATCAGGCGACCTCCTGAGACATTTTTTCCGTGGTGGCGGACAGGCGGTGGATTAGGGTGCGCAGGAAGACCTTGAGGAAGCGCACCTGGCAGTGCAGCGACACCTGGCCGATGACGGTGGAATTCACCTTGAGCATTTCGGCGTGGCCGTTGGCGACGATGGTGGCGGTGCGCTTGGTGCGCGCGAGGTAGCCCATCTCGCCGAAGCAGTCGCCCTTCGCCAGCTTGCGCAGGTTTTTCTTGCCCTTGCGCACCGTGACCTCGCCGTCGACGATGATGTAGAAGGAATCGTCCATCTCGCCCTCGACGATGATCTTCTGGCCGTCCTCGTACTTCTGCCAGGAGCCGGCGCGAACGATTTCCCATATTTCGGCGTCCGGAAAGCCCTCGAAGAATGCGAGGCCCTTGACCATGATGAACCGCTCCTCGGCGGAGATTTCCTCGCGCGGCTGCTCCAGCAGGTGCTCGAAGGCGCGGCTCAGATCGGAGGCCAGATCGAGGCCCATGCCGTAACGGTCGGTGGTTTTCTTGGCCAGCAGCTTGCGCATGATGCGCTCCAGTTCATCCGGAACGTCGCTGCGGAACTCCTTCATCGGCGGCGGCTCCTCGTTCAGGATGCGCTGCACCAGTCGCGAGAAGTTTTCCGCCGCGAAGGGATGCTTGCCGGTCAGCAGTTCGTACATGACGACGCCGAGCGAGAACAGATCGGTCTGGTTGGTGAGCGTGTTTTCCTGGATCTGCTCCGGCGACATGTAACGCGGCGAGCCCACCATACCCATCGGCATGGTCTCGGTGGAATCCAGCTTGTTGATGTAGGCGATGCTGAAGTCGCCGATTTTGACGTCGAGGTCCCCGGTGATGAGGATGTTGGTGGGCTTGATGTCGCGGTGTATGACGCCCTCCTTGTGCGCGAAGTCGAGCGCCCTGCCGCACTTGAAAATAATCTCCACGACCTTCTCGATCGGCAGCAGCGAGTCCGATTTGCAATAGGTCTTGAGTGTGTTGCCGCCCTCCACGTACTCCATGACGATGTAACACACCTCGCCTTCCACGCCGGCGTCGAAGATGCTGATGATGTTGGGATGGGTCACGCGGCCGGCGGTGTGCGCCTCGTTGAAGAACATCTTGCGGTAACGTTCGCCGGACTCCTCGTCCTTGAGTTGTTCGGCGTGCGCGACCTTGATGGCGACCGGCCGGTCGACGTAGGGGTCATGTCCCAGGAAAACGGTCCCCATGCTGCCGCGATTTATTTCGCGGTACACACTGTACTTGCCGAGCTTGTTTGGAACCCCGGTTTCAGTCATGGCATTGCAACATTTTTTAGGGTTTCCCGTCAGCGTATTGATCCGCCGCAGGTTTATTTTGCAAGCAATATACTCTCATCGATGGATGCTGCGCCAGCACAAGATCTATCCTCAGTCTAACAGTGACTTGGAATCATGCGCCGCACAATTTTGCTGCACAATTTTTGTTGAGATCGCTTGCGGGCAGTGACAAACTAACCGGCATAAATACTCACTCAGCGGGGAGCAGCCCCGGGAGGATAAAACGATGATCACGGTCCAGCATTTGTTGCAGGAAAAGGGCTCTTCGGTCTGGTCGATTGGGCCCGAGGCCACTGTGTACGAGGCAGTGGCGACGATGGCGGACAAGGGAATCGGCGCACTGCTGGTCATGGAGTGGAACCGCCTGATGGGTATCATTTCCGAGCGCGACTATACCCGCAAGATTGTGCTCAAGGAGCGCTCATCGAAGGACACCAGGGTCAAGGACATCATGACGACCAACGTGATGCACGTGACCCCCGATGAATCCGTCGACAATTGCATGCTGCTGATGGCCCGGCACCGGTTCCGGCACCTGCCGGTGGTCGACGGCGATCGCGTGGTGGGCATGCTGTCGATCAGGGACATCATGAACAGCGTCATCGCCGAGAAGCAACTGCTCATCGAGCAGCTCGAAAATTACATCGCCGGCGCGGCCTGACCTGCTTTTGGCAGGTTAAACCGGTATCTCTGAAGTTCTCCAAACATCGTGGGTGGGCGAATGCCCATCCACGATGCATAATGTCCTCATGCCGCCTGACCGCCGTCGTTTCGCCGCATGAATTCCGTGGAGACCACCGCCGCCTGGCGGGCGCTCGAGTCGCATCACCGCCGGATTGCCGGCCTGCATCTGCGGCAACTGTTCGCCGATGACCCCAAGCGCTTCGAGCGATTCAGCCTCTCCAGCGGCGATCTGTTTCTCGATTACTCCAAGAATCGCATCACCGCGGAGACGATGCCGCTGCTTCTGGCGCTGGCCCGCGAGCGCCGCGTCGAGGAGGCCGCGGCGGCGATGTTCCGCGGCGACAAAATCAACGTCAGCGAAGATCGCGCGGCGCTGCACACCGCCCTGCGCAGCCGCGACAGGACGCCGCTGACGGTCGACGGCGTGGACATCCGCGCCGCCGTGGCGCGTGAACTGAAGCGTCTGTGCCGCTGGGCCGACGAGGTCATCCACGGCGATCGGCGCGGGCTCCAGGACACGCGCATCAAGGACGTCGTCAACCTCGGCATCGGCGGCTCGCATCTCGGCCCGCTCATGGCCGCCGGGGCATTGCGGCCGTACCAGCGCACGGGCCTCTCGGCGCACTTTGTCGCCAATGCCGATCCCGCCGATCTGGCGCAGACGCTGGAGGGGCTCGACCCCGCGGCCACGCTTTTCATCGTCACGTCCAAGACCTTCATCACGCAGGAGACTTTCGCCAACGCGGAACGTGCGCGGCAATGGTTGAAGCAGAAGCTTTCCGGCGGCAACCCGGCGCGCCACTTCGCCGCCGTGACCGCGAATGCGTCGGCGGCGCTGGATTTCGGCGTGCCCGCGGAGTCGGTGTTCGAGATGTGGGACTGGGTGGGCGGGCGGTATTCGCTGTGGTCGGCGGTGGGGCTGCCGCTGATGCTGACCATCGGGCCGGAGCATTTCGCCGGGCTGCTGGAAGGCGCCTGCCTCATGGACCAGCATTTCCGCTCGGCGCCGCTGGAGAAAAACATGCCGGTGATCCTGGGGCTGCTCGGCATCTGGTACCACAATTTCTTCGGGGCGGAGACGCATGCGGTGCTGCCCTACGAGGAAAATCTGAAACACCTGCCGGCCTATCTTCAGCAGCTGGACATGGAGAGCAACGGCAAGCGCGTGACCCGCGACGGCCGGCCGATTTCCGTCACCACCGGCCCCATCCTCTGGGGCGGCGCCGGCACCAACTCCCAGCATGCCTTCATGCAATTGCTGCATCAGGGCGGGCGCTTGATCCCGCTGGATTTCCTCCTCGGCAAACGCGGGCATTACGCGCCCGCGAAACAACAGCAGATGCTGATCGCGCACTGCCTGGCGCAGGCGGAGGCGCTCATGCGCGGCCGCACGGCGGAGGAAACCGGGGCCGAGATGCGCGGCGCGGGCGTGCCGGAGGGCCGCCGCCGCGCGCTCGCGCCGCATCGCGTCTTCCCCGGCAACAATCCCAGCAATATGCTGCTCTACTCGAAACTCACGCCGCGCGTGCTGGGCCAGATCATCGCGCTGTACGAGCACAAGGTTTTCGTGCAGGCCGCGGTGTGGGGGAACAATCCCTTCGATCAATGGGGCGTGGAACTGGGCAAGCAACTGGCGGGGACAATTTTGAAGGAACTGCAAGGCGGACCGCCTTCCGATCACGACGCCTCCACCCAGGGCCTGCTGGCCCGCCTGCGCGGCAAATCCGACAAATAATGCGCTTTAACTACTGGCGACCAGCTTGGCGGTGGTAATCGACAGGCGCTTGATGACGGTCTTCAGAAACACCTGGTGAAAGTGCAACTGGGTGTCCTTGGATAATTGCTCCATCAGCATGGCGTTGATCTTGAGGACGCCCACCGGGCTGCTGGCGGTGATGGTGGCGGAGCGGCGGGTCTTGTTGAGATAGCCCATCTCGCCGAAGCATTCGCCGGCGGTCAGGCTGCCCACCACCGTCGCGCCCTTCTTCACCGCGACGGCGCCGTGGACCAGCACGTAAAACCAGTCCCCCATCTCGCCTTCGGTGATGACGTTGTGACCCTGCGGGTGTTCCTCCCAGACGACGGCGCGGACAAGTTCCTTCAGCTCCGGGTCGGGCAGGCCGGCGAAAAACTCCAGCGCCCGCACCTCGTCGAACTGCACCTGCGGGGAAATGGGCTGCGTCGCCTCCAGGTGGGAGAACAGGCGGCTCAGATCCGCCGCCATCGCCAGGCCGGACTGGTAGCGATGGCGCAGGTCCTTGTTCAGACTTTTGGCGATGATGTGTTCGAGTTCCTCCGGCAGGTCCTGGCGCACCTCCCACAGCGGCGTGTGTTCCTCGTTGACGATCTGAAAGACCAGCTTGGAAAAACTGTCGCCGCCGAAGGGATGGCGGCCGGTCAGCATTTCGTACATGACGATGCCGAGCGAAAACAGATCGGCCTGGTTGTTGACGGTCTCCTCCTGGATCTGCTCCGGCGACATGTAGCGCGGCGAACCCACGAACCCCGTGGCCAGGGCCAGGTTCTCATCGGCGCGGTTGACATGGGCGATGCTGAAATCCGCCACCTTGACGTCCTTGTCGCGGGTCAGCAGCAGATTGGACGGCTTGATGTCGCGATGCACCACGTCCTGGCTGTGGGCATAATCCAGCGCCTTGGCGCACTTGAAAATGATCTCGGCGACCCTGGGCAGCGGCAGGAGATTATTGGCCTGCGTGTGGGTCTTGACCGTGTCGGCGCCTTCGATCAATTCCATCACGATGTAACAGGTGTCGCCCTCGACGCCGGCGTCGAAGATGTGGAGGATGTTCGGGTGCTGCAGCTTGCCGGCGGTGTGCGCCTCGTTGAAAAACATCTTGCGGTAGCGATCCCCCGATTCCTTGTCCTTCAGAAAATCGGCAATCGCCACCTTGATGGCCACCGGCCGGTCGATGTACGGATCGTAACCGCGGTAGACGATGCCCATGCTGCCCTTGCCGATCGGCTCGATGACATCGTATTTTCCCAACCGCTTTGGAACCTGGGTCGCCATGGGGACACGGACGTGAAAGGATGCGCCCATGTTACTGAAATTAAATCGAGTATGACAGGGCGGGCCACCAGCGCTGATCCGGTATAATTCACGGGTGTCCAAGGCATTGTTCGAAAAAATCGGGCCGCCGCTTCTGCTGCTGATCGTGGTTTCAGCCGCTGGCGCCTTCTTCGTTTTCCGCCCGCCGGCGCCGGCCACGAACGAAATCGAGGGACTGTTATGGCCGCCCGGCGATCCCCTGCCGGATTTCGTCCTGCGCACCCAGCGCGGCGACACATTCGGCGCCGACAACCTGAAGGGCCGCTGGTCATGGATGTTCTTCGGCTACACCGAGTGCGCCGACATTTGTCCCACGACGCTGCGCGCGATGAACCGGGTCGCGGACAAGATGACCGGAGACCCGCAGACGCAGTTTATTTTTGTCTCCATCGATCCCGATCACGACAGCCCGGAGCAGATGCGGCGCTATCTCGATACCATGGCGCCCAAAGTGATCGGCTTGAGCGGCAGCGCCGATGAAATATCGCGGCTCGCGCGCAAGCTGGGGATCGCGCACGCACCCGCGACCAATCCCGCCGGCGGCATCGAACACACCGCCGCCATCCTGCTGATCGATCCGCGGGCCCGGCGCGTGGGCATCTTCACGCCGCCGCATGACGCCGGGACGCTGATCAAGCGGTTTGACGCCATACGCCGGTTTGTCGCCGCATCCCGATGACGTCGCAGCAGACGTATCTGGCGGCGGCATTGCTGGGCCTGGCGTGGGGCATGCCGGTCCAAGCGGCGGACATCAAGGTTCACGAGGCATGGATAGATCCGGGCCCGCCGGAAACTTCGGCGCCCGCCGCTTATCTCGATATCGAGAACAGCGGCGGATCGCCCCATTCCGTGACTCTGCGCGCGGCGGTGGCTGAAAGCGTCGCGATCTACCATGCCCGTTACGGCGCCAACTCGGCCATACTCGAGCGCGTGCCCAAACTGGAACTGCCGCCGCACACCCGCCTGCGTTTTCAAGACCAGGACATGCTCGCCATGCTCTACGGCTTGAACCATCCGTTGCAGCAGCATGAAAAAATAAACCTGCAACTGGATGTGGATGACGGCCAGCATTTGACCGTGCCGGCGGAGGTCAGGGCCGCCGCCCCCGCCGCCAGGCCATGAATCTTGTGGTACGACAGGATATGGAATCCGCGGCCACGGCGCGTGAACGGCGCCGGCTCGCGTTCCTGCATGCCCTGCCGCATCATGCCCTGTCCCGGCTCGTGCGCGTCCTTGCCCGCTGCCGCGCGCGGTGGCTGGCGCGGCCGCTCATCCGTCATTTCTGCCGTCACTTTCACGTCAATCTCGCGGAGGCGGCGATCAGCGATGTCCGCGGCTACGCCTGCTTCAACGATTTCTTCACGCGCGCGCTCAAACCCGGCGCGCGCACCTGGCCGCCGGATCCGGAAATCATCGGCTGCCCCGTGGACGGCGCCATCAGCGAGATCGGCGTGCTCGACGGCGGGCTTTTGATCCAGGCCAAAAACCGCGTCTATACCTTGAGCGACCTGCTGGCCGGCGATGACGGCCGGGCGCGCCCCTATCACGGCGGCGCGTTCGTCACGCTGTACCTCTCGCCGCGCGATTATCACCGCATCCACATGCCGGTGGACGGCGTTCTGGAACGCATGGCGTACGTGCCGGGACGGCTGTTTCCCGTCAACGCGCCCGCGGCCCGCAATGTGCCCAATCTGTTCGCGCGCAACGAACGCATCATCTGCCATTTCAACACCGCCCTGGGTCCCATGGCCGTGATCCTGGTCGGCGCCCTCCTCGTCGGCGGCATGCAAACGGTCTGGGCGGGCGAGGTGACGCCGGCGCGGAACCGCCGCGTCACCTCGTGGAATTACGCCGGAAAAAATCCGCGGCTCGCGCGCGGCGACGAACTGGGCCGCTTCAACATGGGCTCGACCGTCATCCTGCTGTTCGGCCAGGATCGTGTGCGCTGGCTGGGCTCGTTGCTTGCCGGCGATCGGGTGTGTCTGGGGGAACCGCTGACCGGACGTTGATTCAGGGCCCGGTGTGGCGTTTGAATTCGAGCCGATAGATGAATCCCGGCAACGCAAACACCATGAACAGGAAAAAAGTGACCACGTAAAACTCCCAGCCCTGGGCGTACAACCCGCCGGTCATCTTGCGTTCAACACCCAGGGCCACGGCGCCGGCCAGCCCGTAATAAATCAGCCATTCCAGCAGACAGACCGCCAGCGTCTTCGCGCCACGCCCGAGCTGGAACACCAGCAGAAACCGCGCGGTGAGCCACGGCAGGTTGGCCAGCACCAGACTCGTAAACACAACCGCGGCCACCGCCCAGCCCATCAGTCATCAGATGCCGGTGGCGCGCAGGCAGGTGGACATCAGCAGACCCGGCATCACGCCGATCGCGAGGATCGCGAGGCCATTCACGCTCAAGGCGAGGCGCAAATCGCCGTCCGTCGCCAGCGGCCTGGCCGTCCCGCCGGCGTCGAAATACATCAGCCGTACGATGCGCAGATAATAGTAGGCGCCGATCACCGAGAAAAACACCGCGAGCCCGGCCACGACGACGTGCCCCGAATGGATCAGTTCCTTGATCACGAACCACTTGGCCCAGAAGCCGGCGAATGGCGGCACGCCGGCGAGCGAGAAAAACAGGATCAGCGCCACCAGCGCGAACCACGGGCTGCGACTGCCCAGGCCGGTGAATTCGTCCAACCGATCCGTCTCCGGCCCGGCCCCCGCCAGCAGAATGACCACGCCGAAGGCGCCGAGGCTCATGAGCGCGTACACGATGGAATAGAACATGGCGCCGGCATAGCCCGCCGGCGAGGCGGCCAGCACGCCGAGCAGCAGGAAGCCCATGTGGGCGATGGTGGAATAGGCCAGCATGCGCTTGATGTCGGACTGCGCGATGGCGACGAGGTTGCCGAGCGCCATGGAGGCCACCGCCAGCACGATCAGGATCGGCGACCATTGCGCCGCGCTCGCGCCCAGGCCCATCGCCAGGAGCCGCATGGCCATCGCAAAGGCCGCCAGCTTCGGCGCGGTGGAGACCAGCAGCGTCACCGGCGTGGCCGCGCCCTGATAGACGTCCGGCACCCACATGTGAAAGGGCACGGCGCCCAGCTTGAACGCGACGCCGGCGATGATGAGTACGAGCGCCAGCACCCAGACCGGACCGCCGGTCTGCGCGGCCGTCAGCGTTCGCGCCAGCGTGCCGAGATCGAGCGTGCCGGTGACGCCATAGACGAGCGACATGCCGTACAGCAGCATGCCGGAGGCCAGCGCCCCCAGCACGAAGTATTTCATGGCCGCCTCGGTCGTGGCGGGCGCGTCGCGGTGCAGCGCCACCAGCGCGTACAACGACAGCGACAGCAGTTCCAGGCCCAGATACACCATCAGCAGGTTGCCGGCGGAGATCAGCACCAGCGCGCCGAGCGCGACCATCAGCACGAGGGCGAAGTATTCCCCCGACAGCCATCGCCGCGGGCGCAGATATTCGCGGCCATAGATGAGCGCGACGATCACCAGCATCAGCACGAAGCATTTCAGCACCACCGCCAGCGGATCGATCACCACCATTCCGAAGAACCAGCGCAGACCCACCACGCGGGGCAGCACGAGGGCGCAACAACACAGCGCCAGCAGCAGGCCCGTCTGCGCCAGCCAATAGGCCAGCGCATGCTCCCTGTCACGGAGGTATGAATCCACCAGCAGCACCAGACAGGCCGTCAGCAGCACCACGATCTCCGGCGAGGCGGCAAGAAACGCATAGAAGTACACGTTCATGGCGACGCCACCTGGATCGGGCTCACCTGCGCGACCAGCGCCTGCAGGCTCGCCTGCATGGTATGGGTCAGCGGCGCCGGCCACAGCCCCAGACCCAGCACCATGACCGCCAGCACGCCGAGTACGAATCCCTCGCGCAGCCCGATGTCTTTCAGCGCGGCGACGTGATCATTGGCGATGCCGCCGAAGATGACGCGCTTCACCATCCACAGGGTGTAGGCCGCGCCCAAAATCAGCGTGGTCGCGGCAAAAAAACTGTACCAGAAGCCCGCGTGCATGGCCGCCAGAATGACCATGAATTCGCCGACGAAACCGGAGGTGCCCGGCAGTCCGCAATTGGCCATGGCGAACAACGTCATCAGCGCGGCGAACGCCGGCATGGTGTTGGCCACGCCGCCGTAGTCGCGGATTTCGCGGCTGTGCATGCGGTCGTAGAGCACGCCGACGCAGAGGAACAGCGCGCCGGAGACGAAACCGTGCGAGATCATCTGCACCACCGCCCCGGAGAGGCCCAGCAATTCCATGTTGCCGTAGCCGCCATGCGCCGGCGTCGGGAAGATTAGGAAGAAGCCGAGCGTGACGAAGCCCATGTGCGATATGGAGGAGTAGGCGATGAGCTTCTTCATATCCTGCTGCACCAGCGCCACGAAACCGATATAGACCACGGCGATCAGTGACAGCAGCATCATCGGCACCGCGAAGAAGCGGCACGCGTCCGGCAGGATTGGCAGGCTGAAGCGCAGGAAACCATAGGCGCCCATCTTCAGCATGATGGCGGCGAGGATCACCGAGCCGCCGGTCGGCGCCTCGACGTGCGCGTCCGGCAGCCAGGTGTGCACCGGCCACATCGGCACCTTGACGGCGAAGGCCAGCAGGAAGCCCAGGAACAGCCACTGCTGCGCGGCCAGACCGGGCCGCAGGTGCTGCAACTGCGCCAGATCGAAGCTGCCGCCCTTGGCGTACAGATACAGGAGGCCGACCAGCATGAACACAGAGCCGAGAAAGGTGTACAAAAAGAATTTCACCGCCGCATACACGCGCCGCTTGCCGCCCCAGATGCCGATGATCAGGAACATCGGGATCAGCATGGCCTCCCAGAACACGTAGAACAGGATCACGTCGCGCGCCGCGAAGACGCCGATCATCGTGCCTTCAAGGATGAGAAACGCGGCCATGTAATGGGCCACGCGATCCGTGATCACCTCCCAGCCGGCCACGACCACGAGCACGGTGGTCAGCGTGGTCAGCAGGATGAGCGGCAGCGCGATGCCGTCGATGCCCAGGTGATAGTAAATGTCGAAGGCCGGGATCCAGTCGTGCCGCTCCACGAACTGCATGTCGCCGCGCACCGGGTCGAAATGGGCATACAGCAACAACGACAGCAGGAACGTCGCCGCGCTGATGAGCAGGCTGTCAATCCGCACCGCGCGATCGTCGCGCGCCTTTGTTCCGGCGACGCCGACCCATGCGCCGCCCAGGATCGGCAGCCAGATCAGCAGGCTCAGCAACGGCAGCTCGGTCATATCCAGCGGCGCTTCGTGGAAGCCTAGTGCAGCGCGGAATGACCCATGCCGCCGCCGACCATGCCGGCGACGGAAAACAACAGCGCGGCGGCAAGGATTGACACCACGGTATAGGCGGCGGCCTTGTCGGAGGGGCATTTCATCAGCACCGGCAGGCCGGTGTAGAACAGGTAGGCACCGTAGAGACCCAGGATCCCCAGCATCTGCAAACCGGGCAGTATCGCGAAGATGCCGGCCAGCCAGCCGGCGGTGGAGGAATAGATCGTGAGCTTCAAGGCGTTGATCTGGTTTTTCTCCCCGCCGAAGGTCGGGGCGAGCGCATCGACCAGCAGGCTGACCAGATACACCCCGATCAGGCTCAGTATGTATTCGGAGATGGCGTAGCCCAGCGCCGTCACGATCGGCAGCCGTATCGTGGTGCCGGCAAACGGGATGGCGTGGCCCACGATGGCGGAGCCGATGAAGCCGGCGATTGCCGGTATGGCGGCCAGGATCATCGCGTAGTTCACGTACAGGCTCTTCATGTCCGCGGGCTCGGCGGCGATCTTCTGCCACTCGCCCACGGGTTGGAGCAGGATATTTTTAATGCGATCGATGTTCATGTCGGCAACTCCCCTGTTGAGAAGCGTTGGAAATCACGGTCACCTTCCGATTCCGTGCACGAAATACCCAAGTAACAACAACATGCCCAGAATCATCACAAAGGCGTAATGATAGAGATAGCCGCTCTGTACGCGGCGCACCTGTTGAGCCAGCCAGCCGATGGCGCGGGCGGAACCGTTGACCGCCAGCCCGTCGATCAAGCCGCGATCGCCGGCCCGCC from the Gammaproteobacteria bacterium genome contains:
- a CDS encoding NADH-quinone oxidoreductase subunit M, with translation MTELPLLSLLIWLPILGGAWVGVAGTKARDDRAVRIDSLLISAATFLLSLLLYAHFDPVRGDMQFVERHDWIPAFDIYYHLGIDGIALPLILLTTLTTVLVVVAGWEVITDRVAHYMAAFLILEGTMIGVFAARDVILFYVFWEAMLIPMFLIIGIWGGKRRVYAAVKFFLYTFLGSVFMLVGLLYLYAKGGSFDLAQLQHLRPGLAAQQWLFLGFLLAFAVKVPMWPVHTWLPDAHVEAPTGGSVILAAIMLKMGAYGFLRFSLPILPDACRFFAVPMMLLSLIAVVYIGFVALVQQDMKKLIAYSSISHMGFVTLGFFLIFPTPAHGGYGNMELLGLSGAVVQMISHGFVSGALFLCVGVLYDRMHSREIRDYGGVANTMPAFAALMTLFAMANCGLPGTSGFVGEFMVILAAMHAGFWYSFFAATTLILGAAYTLWMVKRVIFGGIANDHVAALKDIGLREGFVLGVLAVMVLGLGLWPAPLTHTMQASLQALVAQVSPIQVASP
- a CDS encoding Yip1 family protein, which codes for MNIDRIKNILLQPVGEWQKIAAEPADMKSLYVNYAMILAAIPAIAGFIGSAIVGHAIPFAGTTIRLPIVTALGYAISEYILSLIGVYLVSLLVDALAPTFGGEKNQINALKLTIYSSTAGWLAGIFAILPGLQMLGILGLYGAYLFYTGLPVLMKCPSDKAAAYTVVSILAAALLFSVAGMVGGGMGHSALH